TATCCAAAACTATTATTTTGGCTATATGACAGCATTGTTTCTTATTTTCTGGTATCTCTGTCAAATTTCTTGGGACTTTAAAACTCGAAAATCATCTTTTCTTGATTTCATAATCACCTCCGTTTTAGCTGGTATGGCTAGTTTGATTCTGACTCTTCCTACTCTATTTGATTTACAGACACATGGGGAAAAATTAACTGGAATTACAAAGTTTCAAACTGAAAGTAGCTGGTATCTTGATCTCTTTGCTAAACAATTCATTGGTTCCTTTGACACAACAAAGTATGGGGCCATCCCAATGATTTTTGTTGGACTACTTCCCTTTATTTTGACCATTTTATTTTTTACGCTGAAATCTATTAAGTTTCACGTGAAACTTATCTATGCAATCTTCTTTGCATTTCTAATTGCAAGCTTTTATATAGAAGCTCTTGATTTATTTTGGCAAGGTATGCATACTCCAAATATGTTTTTACATCGCTATTCTTGGATTTTCTCTACCTTGTTAATTTACACAGCAGCGGAAGTCTTAAAGCGTCTGAAAGAACTTAAAGTCTGGAATTTTTTAGTTTCACTTTTTCTTCTAGTAACAGGGGTTTTAACTACCATCTATCTAAAATCGCATTATTCTTTTTTAACAGATTTGAATATTCTACTTACTCTTGAATTTTTGGTTGTCTATTCGCTTTTACTCCTTGCAGTTATCAAAAAGTTTATCTCTGTAAAACTGTTTGCCATTCTAATCTCTTTATTTATAATGGTTGAAATAAGTTTAAATGCTTCATCTCAAATGGACGGAATTGCTAAAGAATGGGGCTTTGCTTCTCGAAGTGCATATAATCGAGATATCCCAGCTATGGAATCTTTCTCAATATATATTGGAAATCAATTTACTCGTACTGAAAAACTACAAACTCAGACAGGAAATGACAGTATGAAATTCAACTACAATGGAATCTCTCAATTTTCATCTGTTCGAAATCGTTCAGCAAGCTCTACTTTGGATAAACTTGGGTTTAAATCCTCTGGGACCAATCTCAATCTCCGTTATGCCAATAATAGTATTTTGGCTGATAGTTTATTTGGCATCCAGTACAATATCTCAGACAGTCCTATTGATAAGTATGGTTTTAAAGATATCTATCAAAAAGATAATCTTACCCTATATGAAAATCAATTCTCTCTTCCGATTGCCTTTGCTAGTCAATCTGTTTACAATGATGTCAAGTTCAATGAACATACCTTGGATAATCAGGCCTCGTTTTTAAATCAACTTGCTAACGTCAATTTTGATTATTTTTCTCCAATACCTTATGAAAAAACTGAAAATACTGATGATTTGATTAGTGTTACAAGTTCTTCAAATGAGGATGCAGAAATCCAGTATCAAATTGAGGTTCCCGAAAACAGTCAAGTTTATCTTTCTTTCATAAACCTTCACTTTTCTAATGACAAACAAAAAAAAGTTGACATCCTTGTAAATGGAGAAAAGAAAACTTTTACAACTGATAATGTCTTCTCCTTCTTTAATCTAGGCTATACAAAAGAGAAAAAGACTTTCAATATCAATGTTAGTTTCCCTGAAAATTTACAAGTATCATTTGAATCTCCTACCTTCTATCGTTTAGATACCCAAACTTTAACTGAGGCAATTCAAAAAATCAAAGAACAGCCTGTAACAGTATCAACTTCTAAAAACAAGGTTTTTGCTACATATGATGTCCAACAAGATACATCTATTTTCTTCACCATTCCTTATGACAAAGGTTGGTCTGCCTACCAAGATGGTAAGAAAATAGAAATTAAACA
The Streptococcus toyakuensis genome window above contains:
- a CDS encoding YfhO family protein → MKLFFKTYWTYFVSFIIPIIIMIGVYLSQGIYWNSDNSPLLGDGFHQYVIFDIALRNILHGNGSLFYTFTSGFGLNFYALSSYYLGSFLSPLVYFFDLTNMPDAVYLTTLLKFGLISLSTFFSLNKLFKNVPQTLKLALSTSYALMSFTISQLEIKTWLDVFILIPLIITGLHLLITEKKFSLYFTSLSILFIQNYYFGYMTALFLIFWYLCQISWDFKTRKSSFLDFIITSVLAGMASLILTLPTLFDLQTHGEKLTGITKFQTESSWYLDLFAKQFIGSFDTTKYGAIPMIFVGLLPFILTILFFTLKSIKFHVKLIYAIFFAFLIASFYIEALDLFWQGMHTPNMFLHRYSWIFSTLLIYTAAEVLKRLKELKVWNFLVSLFLLVTGVLTTIYLKSHYSFLTDLNILLTLEFLVVYSLLLLAVIKKFISVKLFAILISLFIMVEISLNASSQMDGIAKEWGFASRSAYNRDIPAMESFSIYIGNQFTRTEKLQTQTGNDSMKFNYNGISQFSSVRNRSASSTLDKLGFKSSGTNLNLRYANNSILADSLFGIQYNISDSPIDKYGFKDIYQKDNLTLYENQFSLPIAFASQSVYNDVKFNEHTLDNQASFLNQLANVNFDYFSPIPYEKTENTDDLISVTSSSNEDAEIQYQIEVPENSQVYLSFINLHFSNDKQKKVDILVNGEKKTFTTDNVFSFFNLGYTKEKKTFNINVSFPENLQVSFESPTFYRLDTQTLTEAIQKIKEQPVTVSTSKNKVFATYDVQQDTSIFFTIPYDKGWSAYQDGKKIEIKQAQTGFMKVDIPKGKGTITLSFIPNGFITGAICSFTSLLLFGTYNHRRKSSKA